A DNA window from Bubalus bubalis isolate 160015118507 breed Murrah chromosome 20, NDDB_SH_1, whole genome shotgun sequence contains the following coding sequences:
- the LOC102400566 gene encoding immunoglobulin heavy constant delta — MEASGTQRKGRAGSQEEKREEAGRGWAGRAECALCSTVPDRRWSCPHPLPAGRLSPPSSPVSSLGFPGGELLPRVFPLVSCVSSPSDESTVALGCLAQDFVPNSVSFSWKLNNSMVSSERFWTFPAVLRGGLWLASSQVALSSSSTFQGPDDYLVCEVQHPKGGKTIGTVRVVPRASTPTPTTLVPSLISKSEGSDKAVSTQSSPALATSHSQTEARTLACPKDPYRDCQNHTQAPSVHLLPPTPQGLWLLDKAEFTCLATGQAPPLARFSWEVNGQPHSGALEEGPTWHMNGSWSQSSRLVLPRSLWASGSNVTCTLSGPGLRSPVTLMAQREHAASVPSNLTLRTVTTPGPFSPAWLLCEVSGFSPVDILLTWLEGQQEVEPSQFATAHTTAQAGHASFHTWSVLRVSSPLNHTGATYTCVVSHEASRTLLNGSCSLDTGGLATWPRWSQDESSNDEMDVEEASPLWLTFLALFLVTVVYGGFVTFIKVK, encoded by the exons ATGGAGGCCTCAGGCACCCAGCGGAAGGGGCGAGCAGGCtcccaggaggagaagcgggAAGAGGCTGGGAGGG GGTGGGCTGGCAGGGCTGAGTGTGCCCTCTGCTCCACTGTCCCAGACAGAAGGTGGAGCTGCCCACACCCCCTACCAGCAGGACGCCTCTcacctccctcttctcctgtGTCCTCTCTAGGGTTCCCAGGAGGTGAATTGCTCCCAAGAGTCTTCCCCCTGGTGTCCTGCGTGAGCTCCCCATCCGATGAGAGCACggtggccctgggctgcctggccCAGGACTTCGTGCCCAATTCTGTCAGCTTCTCCTGGAAGCTCAACAACAGCATGGTCAGCAGCGAGAGATTCTGGACCTTCCCCGCAGTCCTGAGGGGCGGCTTGTGGTTGGCCTCCTCTCAGGTGGCCCTGTCCTCCTCAAGCACCTTTCAAGGGCCAGATGACTACCTGGTGTGCGAAGTCCAGCACCCCAAGGGAGGAAAGACCATAGGGACCGTGAGGGTGGTCCCCAGAG CATCGACTCCAACCCCGACCACATTAGTGCCTTCTCTGATATCCAAGTCAGAGGGCTCCGACAAGGCCGTCAGCACTCAGAGCAGCCCAG CGCTGGCCACCAGCCACAGCCAGACAGAAGCCCGGACACTGGCATGTCCAAAGGACCCCTACAGAG acTGTCAGAACCACACCCAGGCCCCCAGCGTCCACCTGCTGCCCCCAACCCCCCAGGGCCTCTGGCTCCTGGACAAGGCCGAGTTCACCTGCCTGGCCACGGGGCAGGCCCCGCCACTCGCCCGCTTCTCCTGGGAGGTGAACGGGCAGCCCCACAGcggggccctggaggaggggcccACCTGGCACATGAACGGCTCCTGGAGCCAGAGCAGCCGCCTGGTCCTGCCCAGGTCCCTGTGGGCCTCGGGCTCCAACGTCACCTGCACACTGAGCGGCCCCGGCCTGCGGTCGCCGGtgaccctgatggctcagagagaACATG CCGCCTCAGTGCCCAGCAATCTGACCCTCCGCACTGTGACCACACCTGGCCCCTTCTCCCCTGCCTGGCTCCTGTGCGAGGTGTCCGGCTTCTCACCCGTGGACATCCTCCTCACGTGGCTGGAGGGCCAGCAAGAAGTGGAGCCTTCCCAGTTTGCCACGGCGCACACCACGGCCCAGGCTGGGCACGCCTCATTCCACACCTGGAGTGTCCTGCGGGTCTCCAGCCCCCTGAACCACACGGGGGCCACCTACACCTGTGTGGTCAGCCACGAGGCCTCCCGGACGCTCCTCAATGGCAGCTGCAGCCTGGACACTGGTG GTCTGGCCACCTGGCCGCGCTGGAGCCAGGATGAGAGCAGCAACGACGAAATGGATGTGGAGGAAGCCAGCCCACTTTGGCTCACCTTCCTGGCCCTCTTCCTCGTCACTGTGGTCTACGGCGGCTTCGTCACCTTCATCAAG GTGAAGTAG